In Fibrobacter sp. UWR3, a single window of DNA contains:
- a CDS encoding PCMD domain-containing protein has product MRFEIHGKMKSFIAGALCSLAFGLWACSGETETQVAAPDLSELFENVDDAEIDVESRSIVLPEGTSSFKVDNIAALGGNKCYLALDDDLVDPEIDWDNPVSTGTELEIGEEGLRLVVLDDANRVIAVWTVSLPEVQSSSSVAPASSSAEKVSSCSEKAESSSSEKPAESSSSSVAPASNSEIASSSSEDASSSSEVSESSSSAESSSSDEAESSSSEREEPQLPGSDFSARNDFWATTSDAMATKTSSAAIKVTSEANLEFNGGMATVTTREVEGSFLFIDGSWKMAGGFYFAGSYAGETALDIYEQGSDGGTPSTGCSDISKDMTFGKPFTARPTAFTVKYSYSHVANKSTDYPQKSLVYVMLVGKNGKVVATGAFSDEASVEMKSRTVELSYGKDPFGLLSGEYPVAEGLSLGTGEEDVNSIHVMFASSAYAHVVCGGTAGNSGKYRGGENSALVLDDFKLIY; this is encoded by the coding sequence ATGCGGTTTGAGATTCACGGGAAAATGAAGTCGTTTATCGCGGGGGCGCTGTGCTCGCTGGCATTTGGCCTGTGGGCCTGTTCCGGCGAAACGGAAACGCAGGTTGCCGCTCCCGACCTGTCCGAGCTTTTTGAAAATGTCGATGATGCCGAAATCGATGTGGAGTCGCGCTCGATTGTGCTCCCCGAGGGCACTTCGTCCTTCAAGGTCGATAACATTGCGGCTCTTGGCGGCAACAAGTGCTACCTTGCGCTCGACGACGACCTGGTGGATCCCGAAATCGACTGGGATAACCCGGTAAGTACCGGAACGGAACTTGAAATTGGCGAGGAAGGCCTTAGGCTTGTCGTGCTTGACGATGCGAACCGCGTGATTGCCGTCTGGACGGTGAGCTTGCCCGAGGTGCAATCTTCGAGCAGCGTGGCGCCTGCCTCGAGCAGCGCCGAGAAGGTTTCTTCCTGCAGTGAAAAGGCGGAGAGTTCTTCGAGCGAGAAGCCCGCGGAGAGTTCTTCGTCTTCTGTTGCTCCTGCCTCGAACAGCGAGATTGCTTCGAGTTCGTCGGAGGATGCATCTTCGTCCAGTGAGGTTTCCGAATCCAGTTCTTCCGCAGAATCTTCGAGTAGCGATGAAGCCGAATCTTCGAGCAGCGAACGTGAGGAACCGCAACTGCCTGGCTCCGATTTCAGCGCCCGCAATGATTTCTGGGCCACCACGAGCGATGCGATGGCGACGAAGACATCTTCTGCCGCCATAAAGGTCACTTCGGAGGCGAATCTTGAATTCAATGGCGGTATGGCGACGGTTACGACCCGCGAGGTGGAAGGTTCATTCTTGTTTATTGATGGTAGCTGGAAGATGGCTGGCGGATTCTACTTTGCTGGATCCTATGCGGGTGAGACTGCGCTGGATATCTACGAGCAGGGTTCTGACGGAGGTACTCCTTCAACGGGCTGTTCCGACATTTCGAAGGACATGACCTTTGGCAAGCCGTTTACGGCGCGCCCGACCGCATTCACGGTGAAGTATTCCTACAGCCATGTGGCGAACAAGTCTACGGACTACCCGCAAAAGAGCCTCGTGTACGTGATGCTCGTGGGCAAGAACGGCAAGGTGGTTGCTACGGGCGCCTTCTCGGACGAGGCAAGCGTGGAAATGAAATCCCGTACGGTTGAACTTTCTTACGGCAAGGACCCGTTCGGGCTGCTTTCGGGCGAATATCCCGTCGCCGAAGGCCTTTCGCTCGGTACGGGTGAAGAGGATGTGAACTCGATTCACGTGATGTTCGCTTCTTCGGCGTACGCGCATGTTGTGTGTGGCGGAACGGCCGGTAATTCGGGTAAGTACCGCGGCGGCGAAAATTCGGCGCTCGTGTTGGATGATTTTAAACTGATATACTAG
- a CDS encoding ATP-dependent Clp protease ATP-binding subunit, with product MSDFNNDAEKVLAKAQSLRDRCSHSYLGAAHLAVGLVEGPDATLKKLYKSKGAKTNELRGKLEPFVQKIPRMEGVNPDVEPDNDLNRILRASVQAARQVNRMVTPGDMLVALMKFSGDRGLAKVFEDALGSVEVVETWLSDPFAGAANAEEQSPLKLYGRELVEMAADGKLSPVIGREEEIRRVILILSRKTKNNPCLVGEPGVGKTAIVEGLAERIYRGDVPDALKGKKLFALDLSALMAGAKYRGDFEERLKAVLDALEEDGNTLLFIDEIHTIVGAGKTEGSMDLGNMLKPKLARGELHCIGATTTQEYRKYIEKDSALERRFQPVQVDEPSEEESISILRGIKDGFDAHHGVRLHDNALVAAVKLSNRYISDRFLPDKAIDLIDEAASLVKTQMDTVPEALDTLQRKELQMKIEEQALAKETDDTSVKRLKELREELATTDAAVKLMQDRWQERRAKNAELQGLKKSLQQAKDEMEQAEARYDLNRAAELKYNKIVNLEKEIAAKTEEIKKSAGDGDLSEEVTEETIALVVSRWTGIPVTKLCEGEKAKLLHLDERLHARVIGQDEAVEAVSEAILRNRSGLSRENAPIGSFLFLGPTGVGKTELAKALAVELFDDENALVRIDMSEYMEKHSVSRLIGAPPGYVGYEEGGQLTEAVRTHPYCVILLDEIEKALPDVFNTLLQVLDDGRLTDGKGRTVNFKNTLILMTSNLGAAHFQNRAGDAKPVTLKEIEPELRSFFRPEFLNRLDEVLVFQSLTKPQIRDIVRLKFKGLAERAARQDLQLTLTDAALDAIADGAYQPEFGARPIQRYLERNVERPLSHAILAGTVSAAKPVVIDYDGTAFTVK from the coding sequence ATGTCCGATTTCAATAACGATGCAGAAAAAGTTTTGGCGAAGGCGCAGAGCCTGCGCGACCGTTGCTCGCATTCCTACTTGGGTGCGGCTCATTTGGCTGTGGGGCTTGTCGAAGGCCCTGATGCCACCTTGAAGAAACTCTACAAGTCCAAAGGCGCGAAGACGAATGAGCTCCGCGGCAAGCTGGAGCCGTTCGTGCAGAAGATTCCGCGCATGGAGGGCGTAAACCCCGACGTGGAACCCGATAACGACTTGAACCGTATTTTGCGAGCCTCCGTGCAGGCGGCGCGTCAGGTGAACCGCATGGTGACCCCGGGCGATATGCTCGTGGCCCTCATGAAGTTCTCGGGCGACCGTGGACTCGCGAAGGTGTTCGAAGATGCGCTTGGTAGCGTCGAGGTCGTGGAAACTTGGCTTTCGGATCCGTTTGCGGGTGCCGCGAATGCCGAAGAACAGTCTCCGCTGAAACTCTACGGCCGTGAGCTTGTGGAAATGGCTGCCGACGGAAAACTCTCGCCGGTGATTGGCCGTGAAGAGGAGATCCGCCGTGTCATCTTGATTTTAAGCCGTAAGACGAAAAACAACCCCTGCCTGGTCGGTGAACCGGGCGTGGGTAAGACCGCCATTGTGGAAGGCCTTGCCGAGCGTATTTACCGTGGCGACGTGCCTGACGCTTTGAAGGGCAAGAAGTTGTTCGCACTGGATTTGTCTGCCTTGATGGCGGGTGCAAAATACCGTGGCGATTTTGAGGAACGTTTGAAAGCGGTGCTTGACGCCCTCGAAGAAGACGGCAACACCTTGCTGTTCATCGATGAAATCCACACCATCGTGGGTGCGGGCAAGACCGAAGGCTCTATGGACTTGGGCAACATGCTCAAGCCGAAACTCGCCCGTGGCGAACTGCACTGCATCGGTGCGACGACTACGCAGGAATACCGCAAGTACATTGAGAAGGATTCCGCACTGGAACGCCGTTTCCAGCCTGTGCAGGTTGACGAACCCAGCGAAGAAGAATCTATCTCCATTCTCCGTGGCATCAAGGATGGCTTTGACGCGCACCACGGCGTGCGTCTGCACGACAACGCGCTTGTGGCGGCGGTGAAACTTTCGAACCGCTACATCAGCGATCGTTTCTTGCCGGACAAGGCCATTGACCTGATTGACGAGGCGGCAAGCCTTGTGAAGACGCAGATGGATACGGTGCCCGAAGCCTTGGACACCTTGCAGCGTAAGGAACTCCAGATGAAAATCGAGGAGCAGGCCTTGGCGAAGGAAACCGACGACACCAGCGTGAAGCGCCTGAAAGAGCTGCGTGAAGAACTCGCGACGACCGATGCGGCTGTAAAGCTGATGCAGGACCGTTGGCAGGAGAGGCGCGCGAAAAACGCCGAGTTGCAGGGGCTTAAAAAGTCTTTGCAGCAGGCGAAGGACGAGATGGAGCAGGCTGAAGCCCGCTACGACTTGAACCGCGCCGCCGAACTCAAGTACAACAAGATTGTGAACCTCGAAAAGGAAATCGCCGCGAAGACGGAAGAAATCAAGAAGTCCGCCGGAGACGGCGACCTGAGCGAAGAGGTGACGGAAGAAACCATCGCCCTTGTGGTGAGCCGCTGGACCGGAATTCCGGTGACCAAGCTTTGCGAAGGCGAAAAGGCCAAGTTGTTGCACCTGGACGAACGCCTGCATGCCCGCGTGATTGGCCAGGACGAAGCCGTGGAAGCGGTTTCGGAAGCGATACTGCGTAACCGTAGTGGCTTAAGCCGAGAAAATGCGCCGATCGGTAGCTTCTTGTTCCTGGGCCCGACGGGTGTGGGCAAGACGGAACTGGCGAAGGCGCTTGCCGTGGAACTGTTTGACGACGAGAACGCGCTGGTGCGTATCGACATGAGTGAATACATGGAAAAGCATAGCGTGAGCCGCTTGATCGGTGCGCCTCCGGGATACGTGGGCTACGAAGAAGGCGGCCAGCTGACCGAAGCCGTGCGTACGCATCCGTACTGCGTGATTCTGCTCGACGAAATCGAGAAGGCTCTCCCCGATGTGTTCAACACGCTGTTGCAGGTGCTTGACGACGGTCGACTGACCGACGGCAAGGGCCGTACGGTGAACTTCAAGAACACCTTGATTCTCATGACGTCAAACCTGGGTGCCGCACACTTCCAGAACCGCGCGGGTGATGCAAAGCCCGTGACCCTGAAGGAAATCGAGCCGGAACTCCGCAGCTTCTTCAGGCCGGAATTCCTGAACCGCCTGGATGAAGTGCTGGTATTCCAGAGCTTGACGAAGCCGCAGATTCGTGACATCGTAAGGCTAAAATTCAAGGGACTCGCCGAACGCGCCGCCCGTCAGGATTTGCAGCTGACCTTGACCGACGCCGCCCTGGACGCCATCGCCGATGGTGCTTACCAGCCGGAATTCGGCGCGCGGCCGATCCAGCGTTACCTGGAACGTAACGTGGAACGCCCGCTGAGCCACGCAATTCTCGCCGGTACCGTGAGTGCGGCAAAGCCCGTGGTCATCGACTACGACGGCACTGCGTTTACGGTGAAATAG
- the hisF gene encoding imidazole glycerol phosphate synthase subunit HisF: MLTKRLIVCLDVRNRKVTKGVKFKGNIDIGDPVEMGAQYSADGVDELVFYDITASAENRPCDMEMIRQIAKRVFIPFAVGGGIRNLDDMHEALLAGAEKVSVNSLAVLHPEIIADGAKAFGRQCVVLGMDAKFVGVSDKFKSGYEVYIRGGRQAMGIDAVEWAKKAEDLGVGEICLNAIDTDGVRNGYELNITDQVARAVQVPVIASGGAGTPAHIVDLFRKTAADAALVASMVHFGDYTVPGIKKEMLAAGIPVRKKMNGEV; the protein is encoded by the coding sequence ATGCTTACTAAACGCTTAATCGTTTGCCTCGACGTCCGGAACCGCAAGGTCACGAAGGGCGTCAAGTTCAAGGGAAATATCGACATTGGCGACCCCGTGGAGATGGGCGCGCAGTACAGTGCCGACGGCGTGGACGAACTCGTGTTCTACGATATTACCGCGAGCGCCGAGAACCGCCCGTGTGACATGGAAATGATCCGCCAGATTGCAAAGCGCGTGTTTATCCCGTTTGCGGTGGGTGGCGGTATCCGTAACCTTGACGACATGCACGAGGCCTTGTTGGCTGGTGCCGAGAAGGTGAGCGTGAACAGCCTCGCCGTGCTGCACCCCGAAATCATTGCCGACGGCGCGAAGGCGTTCGGTCGCCAGTGCGTGGTGCTCGGTATGGACGCGAAGTTCGTGGGCGTTTCGGACAAGTTCAAGAGCGGTTACGAAGTGTATATCCGCGGTGGCCGCCAGGCGATGGGCATCGATGCCGTCGAGTGGGCGAAGAAGGCCGAGGATTTGGGCGTGGGCGAAATCTGCCTGAACGCCATCGATACCGACGGCGTGCGCAACGGGTACGAACTGAATATTACCGACCAGGTGGCACGTGCCGTGCAGGTGCCGGTGATTGCAAGCGGTGGCGCGGGTACCCCTGCGCACATTGTGGACCTATTCCGCAAGACTGCTGCAGATGCGGCGCTGGTCGCGTCGATGGTGCACTTTGGCGATTACACGGTTCCAGGAATCAAGAAGGAAATGCTTGCGGCTGGTATCCCTGTGCGCAAGAAGATGAACGGCGAGGTCTAG
- a CDS encoding PCMD domain-containing protein yields the protein MKMFKNGLSLKWLLAAFLCAALFGCTADYDTFGQSDYRVFNEIAFEEGESGAMLYADEHKIVVSLDEIPDSLETWDSATISLLDISSMATLHLVDGKFKEFPSDSAALDSLAQELSYAKDRLHEGDKVRIPSSGTVYLMLVSESGIPSLWQVVFEIPEKKVKSSSSNKESGDTDAKSSSSSAKEDSCSSKTGDSSSGKGDASSSSKEPAGSSSSVKGDGSASSGDGNSSAGGDEPESSSSVAVPANAPKLLRLIAGAGEVEAEIDQDAGTVFLNMNYAIDLDLRDLEIKGLELSDGATASVKVGESYNFARGLKVTLENDGVERTYTVKAGYQYPGSDFNTWVKDDFNNMNDIDGWDNGNNSYAKELTTNAEGKSVIKMESQTAVIKFASGNMLVAYFNPKGVSAISMAGYEDGNELIDFGRPFYGRPKYVEFDVKYDGKKDSCDLYVILENRSRTSNEGKNQYRTSSDVNTMVASAWYRATTVESEDDPDVVSITDAEREGYKTIRLAFKYGIPYDSSPIYNSSVLTKGLKNKNGIDNHLDPTDSPDDFDVTHIRVVMASSALGNLYKGSVGATLWADEMRLIY from the coding sequence ATGAAAATGTTTAAGAATGGACTTTCTCTGAAATGGCTTTTGGCGGCTTTCCTGTGCGCAGCCCTCTTCGGCTGTACTGCCGACTACGATACCTTCGGGCAGTCCGATTACCGCGTGTTCAATGAAATCGCCTTCGAGGAGGGCGAAAGTGGGGCAATGCTCTATGCGGACGAACACAAGATTGTCGTGAGTCTTGACGAGATTCCCGATAGCCTTGAAACCTGGGACTCCGCGACGATTTCCCTGCTCGATATAAGCTCCATGGCGACGCTCCATCTGGTTGATGGCAAGTTCAAGGAGTTCCCGAGTGATTCCGCCGCGCTGGATTCGCTCGCGCAGGAACTCTCGTACGCGAAAGACCGCCTGCACGAGGGCGACAAGGTGCGTATTCCTTCGAGCGGGACGGTTTACTTGATGCTCGTTTCCGAAAGCGGGATTCCTTCGCTGTGGCAGGTCGTGTTTGAAATCCCCGAGAAGAAGGTGAAGTCTTCATCATCGAATAAGGAGTCCGGCGATACGGATGCAAAGTCCAGTTCGTCTTCCGCGAAGGAAGACTCCTGCAGTTCCAAGACGGGCGATTCTTCTTCGGGCAAGGGCGATGCGTCGAGCAGCAGCAAGGAACCTGCCGGCAGTTCCTCTTCTGTGAAGGGGGATGGTTCGGCCAGCAGCGGCGACGGCAATTCTTCGGCGGGTGGCGACGAGCCTGAATCATCGTCTTCGGTGGCGGTTCCCGCGAATGCCCCGAAACTCCTGAGGCTTATTGCCGGTGCGGGTGAAGTTGAGGCTGAAATTGACCAGGATGCCGGTACGGTATTCCTGAATATGAATTACGCGATTGATTTGGACTTGCGCGACCTCGAAATAAAGGGGCTGGAACTTTCGGACGGCGCTACGGCAAGTGTGAAGGTGGGCGAGTCCTACAACTTTGCGCGCGGATTGAAGGTGACGCTGGAAAACGACGGTGTCGAGCGGACTTACACCGTGAAGGCGGGCTACCAGTATCCGGGCAGCGATTTTAATACCTGGGTCAAGGATGATTTTAATAACATGAACGATATAGATGGCTGGGATAATGGCAACAACAGCTATGCAAAGGAACTGACTACCAATGCCGAAGGTAAAAGTGTCATAAAGATGGAATCCCAGACAGCGGTTATCAAGTTTGCTAGTGGTAATATGCTTGTTGCCTATTTTAATCCCAAGGGCGTGAGCGCTATCAGTATGGCAGGTTATGAGGATGGCAATGAACTTATCGATTTTGGAAGGCCGTTCTATGGCAGGCCCAAGTATGTGGAGTTTGACGTAAAGTATGATGGTAAGAAGGATTCCTGTGATTTGTATGTAATTCTTGAAAATCGCAGCCGCACGAGTAACGAGGGCAAGAACCAGTACCGTACTTCGAGCGACGTAAACACTATGGTCGCTTCGGCCTGGTACCGTGCGACGACTGTCGAGAGCGAGGATGACCCGGACGTGGTTTCCATTACCGATGCGGAGCGCGAAGGATACAAGACAATCCGGCTTGCGTTCAAGTATGGCATACCCTACGATAGTTCTCCAATATACAATTCGAGCGTACTTACGAAGGGACTCAAGAACAAGAACGGTATTGATAACCACCTAGACCCGACGGATTCTCCGGATGATTTCGACGTGACTCATATCCGCGTGGTGATGGCCTCCAGTGCACTCGGAAACCTGTACAAGGGCTCTGTCGGGGCGACTCTCTGGGCCGACGAAATGCGCTTGATTTACTGA
- a CDS encoding TldD/PmbA family protein, with product MNPSIAVKIFEAGRNAGADFVEIFEEETRSSVLGIKDRHIETATAGTEYGIGIRLLYGTEVLYGFTSDDSEEALVKLVQTLAFGRIAKAGATNAPFELHPEKRVSDFNMAAFKDPRVLGQAVKQDFLFRADKAARSVSDKVAQVGSTVTDVCSSITIMNSEGLNLVLDRSRVRVNVTVTASDGSERLTTHEAPGALGGYELLANYSPEKIATECAERVVRMLDAGYIAGGQMPVVMGNGFGGVIFHEACGHPLETESVRRNASPFCGKIGEAIGQPCLTAIDDGTMDGVWGSLKYDDEGMPTQRTTLIENGILKTYMSDRVGAAEVGIARTGSARRESYKYAPVSRMRNTFIAPGKDTLDSMIASVDNGLYAARMAGGSVNPATGEFNFAVDEGYVIRNGRICEPVRGATLIGKGHEIMPRISMVGSDFEQAAGICGASSGHIPVTVGQPSIKVDQILVGGR from the coding sequence GTGAATCCGTCAATCGCTGTGAAGATTTTCGAGGCGGGCAGGAATGCCGGCGCCGACTTTGTGGAAATTTTCGAGGAAGAGACCCGCAGTTCTGTGCTCGGGATCAAGGACCGCCATATAGAGACCGCTACTGCGGGTACGGAATATGGTATCGGAATCCGCCTCCTGTACGGGACCGAGGTGCTGTACGGTTTCACGAGCGACGACAGCGAAGAAGCCCTTGTAAAGCTGGTACAGACACTTGCCTTCGGGCGTATCGCGAAGGCGGGTGCCACGAATGCCCCGTTTGAACTGCATCCCGAAAAGCGCGTGAGCGACTTCAATATGGCGGCGTTCAAGGACCCGCGCGTGCTGGGCCAGGCAGTCAAGCAGGATTTCTTGTTCCGTGCCGACAAGGCGGCGCGTAGCGTTTCGGACAAAGTTGCACAGGTCGGGTCTACGGTGACCGACGTGTGCTCGTCTATCACGATTATGAACAGCGAGGGCCTGAACCTTGTGCTGGACCGTTCCAGGGTTCGCGTGAACGTGACGGTTACTGCAAGCGATGGCTCCGAGAGGCTCACGACGCACGAGGCCCCCGGGGCGCTTGGCGGTTACGAACTGCTGGCGAACTACTCTCCCGAAAAAATCGCGACGGAGTGTGCCGAACGCGTTGTCCGCATGCTTGATGCGGGCTACATCGCAGGCGGCCAGATGCCCGTGGTGATGGGCAACGGGTTCGGCGGCGTGATATTCCACGAGGCGTGCGGGCACCCGCTCGAAACGGAATCCGTACGCAGGAACGCGAGCCCCTTCTGCGGCAAGATTGGCGAGGCGATTGGCCAGCCGTGCCTTACCGCAATAGACGACGGCACGATGGACGGCGTGTGGGGGAGCCTCAAGTACGATGATGAGGGAATGCCCACGCAGCGTACGACGCTTATCGAAAATGGCATATTGAAGACCTACATGAGTGACCGCGTGGGTGCCGCAGAAGTGGGCATTGCCCGCACGGGTTCGGCACGCCGCGAAAGCTACAAGTATGCGCCGGTGAGCCGCATGCGCAACACGTTTATCGCCCCCGGTAAAGATACGCTCGATTCCATGATCGCGAGTGTCGATAACGGGCTGTATGCTGCCCGCATGGCAGGCGGTTCCGTGAACCCCGCGACAGGCGAGTTCAACTTCGCTGTCGATGAAGGTTACGTTATCCGTAACGGCAGGATTTGCGAACCGGTGCGCGGCGCGACCCTCATCGGCAAGGGGCACGAGATTATGCCCCGCATCAGCATGGTCGGCAGCGACTTCGAGCAGGCCGCGGGCATTTGCGGAGCCTCTTCGGGCCACATTCCTGTGACTGTGGGCCAGCCGAGCATCAAGGTGGACCAGATTCTCGTCGGTGGCCGGTAA
- the trxA gene encoding thioredoxin: MPAIHLTAENFDKAISSGQLVFVDFWATWCRPCMMMGPIIDELADEYNGKAIIAKMDVDSDGAKDICARFGITNIPNMKLFKNGVEVGNVVGAVPKATVKAVIDRNL, from the coding sequence ATGCCTGCAATTCACCTTACAGCAGAAAATTTTGACAAGGCCATTTCGTCTGGCCAGTTGGTGTTCGTTGATTTCTGGGCGACCTGGTGCCGCCCCTGCATGATGATGGGCCCCATTATCGATGAACTCGCCGACGAATACAACGGCAAGGCCATTATCGCGAAGATGGACGTGGACAGCGATGGCGCGAAGGATATCTGCGCCCGCTTCGGCATCACGAACATCCCCAACATGAAGCTGTTCAAGAACGGCGTGGAAGTCGGGAACGTGGTGGGTGCCGTACCCAAGGCGACCGTCAAGGCCGTCATTGACCGCAATCTATAA